Below is a genomic region from Oncorhynchus nerka isolate Pitt River unplaced genomic scaffold, Oner_Uvic_2.0 unplaced_scaffold_10497, whole genome shotgun sequence.
GCACAGTACAAGTTCCATGCATCTGTTATTTAGTTGTGCATGTTAAAACTCACCTTTTGATGCATagcctggagggcaggtaggctCTGTAGCCATCTGTGATGTAAGGGTTATCCCTCAGGAACACTGGGATCTGTTCGTATGTGTACAGCCTTATCCCTCTGGGGACCAGCACGGGCCAGTACTGGTATCTCCCCCCCAGCTCGATGTAGTGGGCACTCTTCATCAGCTTCTGAGGCATGGTGAAACTACAGGAACAGTGTCACCGC
It encodes:
- the LOC135565922 gene encoding progestin and adipoQ receptor family member 3-like, with the translated sequence MPQKLMKSAHYIELGGRYQYWPVLVPRGIRLYTYEQIPVFLRDNPYITDGYRAYLPSRLCIKSLFILSNETVNIWSHLLGFLLFFTLGIYDMASVLPATRASREDYVIYSIGLFCFQV